The following coding sequences are from one Triticum dicoccoides isolate Atlit2015 ecotype Zavitan chromosome 4A, WEW_v2.0, whole genome shotgun sequence window:
- the LOC119285836 gene encoding uncharacterized protein LOC119285836 isoform X2, whose product MSHPGKFVSVNLNRSYGQSAQSQSGGRPSRPAAPSAGGGGGMVVLSRGRGSSSMAKPQQPKLSVPPPLNLPSLRKEHERFEGATVTAGGGVASAPPRSGGAVAGWMKPAPASEKPLGSIPAPSGVSRPPSYGFQEKAVVLRGEDFPSLKAAVAPPPPPLVQHRQKDLYGAQAAMPETQPMPLGMRPHVMPSRGAEPLASVGVTGTGLHGSVEKVQTHDLGPLPLVRLRYDADWADDERDTVLSLPDRDSKERGFGRIETMVPGRDLYGVTMEHLKNESCGRDSIAPNKEGGQDGLWRSPRPSHNVEKTDGRPYSAGKGSGQLLYHEGITNGASKDLCNTSKDPAVRAYGQIGTELHGSAHVGETAGECYNDNSNNWYRGKSFQNNPVSKVMPYLGNKGPLVNELGTKFGRDKWLAGVPVRPLVEHTGFDSISAVSFSSIKKKKETTKPSDFHDPVRESFEAELDRILRVQEQERQRVVEEQARVREIARKQDEEREKLIREEEERRRLVEDETRQAVWQAEQETLEAARRVEEQRIAREEEKTRVAMEEERRREAARQKLLELEARIARRRAESNMSDGNLTSAANDEQTLGALKDRDVSRYNNAGERHDISRLGERINTSMSSVASSLNRYSDTVPRAVNTMGDGHSGLVDREHAYHSARAAFEDQENLHYSPRCDTLGTKRGSFPKKDSYDGFRASLVGPSSRDQINDSSWALEDYSQGRVPGWDAPRGNNCFDKQSEFDTHFFNSDRFGDATWLPSGSYGSSNAQQGERMFQNSEPNDFSSFTKSCYPMRQPRVPPPPVVTSMHGSAISASIQRANSSFIHDVMGESSSRDDEQTMHSQYGSAYQEVSRQHGTPAEGIVVNEQQNGDRASPVLGSQSSLCVSSPPRSPPHVSHDEMDVSGDSPALPTSADGYRTVVSDNDQAASTLDAANISRIATSSTASHMEDDEWPSEHNESKQKQDVYDEEGNSYQEDEINDGDGDTLDLANEFTDVHLDLDDEFAEEHNTTAEMEPVILGFDQGVQVEIPLNSELELTSVKSTELEVGVHSGVVEQELRCGSVDPCDLVTLQDLALDQTNPLTDESNVDPSGSTAVPSSKLPEASFALPIDSSTSAVIDQNEVPVSLQFGLFSRSSLIPTPVRAIQIGSIQMPIHLHNQINPSLAQLLPSSAPLFKFGQLRHVRPIAQNVRPHSQAVPSVQPPAPSPHISKQNGSSGIPNEMDPNVNQNTPRESNLHQRNESEINRMADLNEFHSRLDRTSIEENASFGLSKGDSQRNNDLSSKRNHKSSFNNAESSQVGSYGKALSGLKAGAVSGGSGRRYGYAVKESNMGSTGTAVEPFHKDSRGFQRRSRRNIRRTEFRVRANVEKNEALASECHDEQNENLVSNRLAREILVRNVNRKEGTNEASDINGADSSSTSAHYYSKTERIAQKAPSYDRSHCGYTESRAGGIPEGDANTSLHAGVVRIVRQQGVEMPADADGFIEVRSKKQIMSVRREQREKENRSKIRMAKAPRKQHQMSLHSFSSSSIYKGTVSFGGEPAKKVSSGSVLGVEGRVLDHTEPSSSFMGDTASITPIGRPPSANTGPRTNYHAKKPIRSQATSDLITSSTATKLVACLSESNNKTLSIGTNMGNWDSSQMNQQVMPLTQIQLEEAMKPAKFEQGGSGFPLESNNALSPTVTTDMAYTSASPINSLLAGEKIQFGAVTSPTVLAPITRTISKGLGAPGSSWPEMKIDRNLRGDNSSAAVLFDKEKATTKDQCSNSEEVEAQAEAEAAASAVAVAAICTDEAVGTAASASDKNSFSSKDLTGLTAGGQPGQSSREELLTVALPADLSVDTPSMPLWPSLPSPQVPGPTLSQFPIAQPSHFSCFEMNTMLGGHPFAFGPSDESAGTLGQQPQRSNALPSAQLGAWPSMVDSFYRPPTGFAGPFISPGGIPGMQGPPHMVVYNHFAPLGQFGQMGLGFMGATYIPGDKQPDWKQNQGPSVGISQSDPSNQSVLPGQVTSPSFPTQVPHLRATSIMPIPSPLTMFDMASFQSSAKIQVQPCWPRVPMHSVPLSVQLQPHPIDGTVASQYVDSVVIDKSSTNERFQEPSTSDSNKSFPSIAASQSSDVKQPASSSSDARTAEPSFVRKGVIGNEVPNSNPKSGQVAKMPSKPHQSSLPSDQQFKHSVNNNQDRLARVTQRAGTVNEWQRRSGYPGRSSGSNKKYGTGRVKQIYVAKSSSKSSQAPSS is encoded by the exons ATGTCGCACCCCGGCAAATTTGTATCCGTTAACCTCAACCGATCGTACGGCCAGTCCGCCCAATCCCAAAGTGGCGGCCGCCCCTCCCGCCCCGCTGCCCCCtctgccggcggcggcggtggcatggTGGTGCTTTCCCGCGGTCGCGGCTCCTCCTCTATGGCCAAGCCGCAGCAGCCCAAGCTCTCCGTACCGCCGCCTCTGAACCTCCCCTCGCTCCGCAAGGAGCACGAGCGCTTCGAGGGCGCGACCGTCACTGCAGGCGGTGGGGTCGCCTCAGCCCCGCCCCGATCCGGCGGGGCCGTGGCTGGGTGGATGAAGCCTGCTCCGGCATCCGAGAAGCCACTGGGCTCGATACCGGCTCCTAGTGGCGTTTCCAGGCCCCCGTCGTATGGATTCCAGGAGAAAGCTGTCGTCTTGCGGGGCGAGGACTTCCCTTCTCTTAAAGCAGCGGTGGCGCCACCACCTCCGCCACTCGTGCAGCATCGCCAGAAAGACCTTTATGGGGCTCAAGCCGCCATGCCGGAGACACAGCCGATGCCCCTGGGCATGCGACCACATGTGATGCCCTCGCGTGGTGCTGAGCCCTTGGCTTCTGTTGGCGTCACAGGTACTGGTCTCCATGGTTCAGTGGAGAAAGTGCAAACTCATGATTTGGGGCCGCTGCCACTGGTGCGGCTTAGGTATGATGCTGATTGGGCTGATGATGAGCGTGATACAGTGCTGAGTCTCCCAGATCGCGACAGTAAAGAGAGGGGATTTGGTAGGATCGAGACCATGGTTCCAGGGCGCGACCTTTATGGCGTGACGATGGAGCACTTAAAAAATGAGTCCTGTGGGAGAGATTCCATTGCTCCCAATAAAGAGGGCGGGCAAGATGGTTTGTGGCGATCTCCTAGGCCAAGCCACAATGTGGAGAAGACAGATGGTCGTCCTTACAGTGCAGGCAAAGGAAGCGGACAATTACTTTACCATGAAGGCATTACTAATGGTGCCTCCAAGGATTTGTGCAATACTAGTAAGGATCCTGCTGTGCGAGCCTATGGACAGATTGGGACTGAACTGCATGGAAGCGCACATGTTGGGGAAACTGCAGGTGAATGTTACAATGATAATTCTAATAACTGGTACAGAGGGAAGTCTTTCCAGAATAATCCTGTTTCCAAGGTGATGCCATATCTTGGTAATAAGGGACCTTTAGTTAATGAGCTGGGAACAAAATTTGGCAGGGATAAGTGGCTCGCTGGAGTCCCTGTAAGGCCTTTAGTTGAGCATACCGGTTTTGATAGCATTTCTGCCGTTAGTTTCAgttcaataaagaagaaaaaagaaacaacCAAACCATCAGATTTCCATGATCCAGTAAGGGAGTCATTTGAGGCTGAGCTCGATAGGATCTTGAGGGTACAAGAGCAAGAGAGACAGCGGGTAGTGGAAGAACAGGCCAGAGTCAGAGAAATCGCTCGGAAACAAGATGAGGAGAGGGAGAAGCTgataagagaggaggaggaaaggcgGCGGTTGGTGGAAGATGAGACAAGACAGGCTGTTTGGCAAGCCGAGCAAGAGACGCTGGAAGCTGCTAGAAGAGTTGAGGAGCAGAGAATTGCTAGGGAGGAAGAGAAGACAAGGGTTGCTATGGAGGAGGAGCGGCGTAGAGAAGCCGCACGTCAAAAGCTCCTGGAATTGGAGGCAAGGATTGCTAGACGGCGAGCCGAATCAAACATGAGCGATGGAAATCTTACTTCAGCTGCCAATGATGAACAAACACTTGGAGCCTTGAAAGATAGAGATGTGTCACGGTACAATAATGCTGGTGAAAGACATGATATTAGCAGACTGGGTGAGCGCATCAATACCTCCATGTCATCGGTGGCTTCCAGTCTCAACCGGTACAGTGATACAGTTCCAAGGGCGGTCAACACTATGGGAGATGGACACTCAGGCTTGGTTGATAGAGAACACGCGTACCACAGTGCAAGGGCTGCATTTGAAGACCAAGAAAATCTACATTACAGTCCACGGTGCGACACTTTGGGTACTAAGAGGGGAAGCTTCCCTAAAAAAGATTCTTATGATGGATTTCGGGCATCGCTAGTCGGGCCATCTTCGAGAGACCAAATCAATGATTCATCATGGGCACTGGAAGATTATAGTCAAGGAAGAGTTCCAGGGTGGGATGCACCGAGGGGGAATAACTGTTTTGACAAGCAGTCTGAATTTGACACTCATTTTTTCAATAGTGATAGGTTTGGAGATGCTACATGGCTGCCTAGTGGTTCCTACGGAAGCTCCAATGCTCAACAAGGAGAGAGAATGTTCCAGAACTCCGAGCCTAATGATTTCTCCTCTTTTACAAAATCCTGCTACCCTATGCGGCAACCACGTGTACCCCCCCCACCTGTTGTGACCTCAATGCATGGAAGTGCAATTAGTGCTTCTATTCAACGTGCCAATTCATCTTTCATTCATGATGTAATGGGAGAGAGCTCCAGTAGAGATGATGAACAAACTATGCACAGCCAATATGGTAGTGCATACCAAGAGGTATCCCGCCAGCATGGGACACCTGCTGAAGGCATTGTTGTCAATGAGCAGCAAAATGGGGACAGGGCGAGCCCTGTCTTGGGCTCACAATCTTCTCTTTGTGTTTCAAGCCCTCCTAGATCACCTCCACATGTTTCACATGACGAGATGGATGTTTCTGGTGATTCGCCTGCACTGCCAACTTCTGCTGATGGTTATCGTACTGTGGTATCTGATAATGACCAAGCGGCTTCAACTTTAGATGCAGCAAACATAAGCAGAATCGCCACCTCAAGCACGGCTTCTCACATGGAGGATGATGAATGGCCAAGTGAACACAATGAATCCAAGCAAAAACAGGATGTGTATGATGAGGAAGGCAATAGCTACCAAGAAGATGAAATCAATGATGGCGATGGTGATACTCTTGACTTGGCTAATGAGTTCACAGACGTGCATCTTGACTTGGATGATGAGTTTGCAGAGGAACATAATACAACTGCAGAAATGGAGCCAGTTATACTTGGATTTGATCAGGGTGTACAGGTTGAAATTCCCCTGAATAGTGAGCTTGAATTAACTTCTGTGAAGAGCACAGAACTGGAAGTTGGTGTACACTCGGGCGTCGTGGAGCAAGAGTTGAGATGTGGTTCAGTTGATCCTTGTGACCTTGTTACGCTTCAAGACTTAGCTCTTGATCAAACAAATCCCTTGACCGATGAATCCAATGTTGATCCATCCGGTAGCACAGCTGTGCCAAGTTCCAAGTTACCTGAGGCATCTTTTGCCCTGCCTATTGATTCATCAACATCAGCAGTAATTGACCAGAATGAAGTTCCTGTTAGTCTGCAGTTCGGTTTGTTTTCCAGGTCATCTTTAATACCAACTCCGGTTCGAGCCATTCAGATTGGCTCCATACAGATGCCGATCCATCTCCACAATCAGATTAACCCATCCCTGGCTCAACTGCTCCCTTCATCAGCTCCTTTATTCAAGTTTGGTCAGTTGAGGCATGTCCGCCCTATTGCCCAGAATGTTCGACCACATTCTCAGGCAGTGCCTTCCGTTCAGCCCCCCGCACCATCTCCACATATATCGAAACAGAATGGTTCGAGTGGTATACCCAATGAGATGGATCCAAATGTAAACCAGAATACCCCAAGAGAATCAAATTTGCATCAGCGCAATGAATCTGAAATCAACCGGATGGCTGATTTAAATGAATTTCACAGCCGATTAGACAGAACTTCAATTGAAGAAAATGCATCTTTTGGACTTTCAAAAGGTGATTCTCAGAGGAATAATGATCTCTCCTCAAAGCGGAATCACAAATCTTCTTTCAATAACGCAGAATCTTCTCAAGTTGGTTCATATGGGAAAGCCTTGAGTGGCCTAAAGGCAGGCGCTGTATCTGGTGGAAGTGGGAGGAGATACGGTTATGCTGTTAAAGAATCTAATATGGGATCAACAGGCACAGCTGTTGAACCTTTTCATAAAGATTCCAGAGGATTCCAGAGAAGGTCTCGTAGGAACATAAGAAGAACTGAATTTAGAGTGCGGGCAAATGTTGAGAAGAACGAAGCCCTAGCTTCTGAGTGCCACGATGAGCAGAATGAGAATCTGGTTTCCAATCGATTGGCAAGGGAGATTCTGGTGAGAAATGTGAACAGAAAGGAAGGTACAAATGAAGCAAGTGATATTAATGGAGCAGATTCTTCATCTACATCTGCTCATTATTATAGTAAAACAGAGAGAATCGCACAGAAGGCTCCATCTTATGACAGGTCTCATTGTGGGTACACAGAATCTAGAGCAGGTGGTATCCCCGAGGGAGACGCTAATACCTCGTTACATGCTGGAGTTGTACGCATCGTTAGGCAGCAAGGCGTTGAAATGCCTGCTGATGCAGATGGTTTCATTGAAGTCAGGTCCAAGAAGCAGATCATGAGTGTCAGGAGAGAGCAGAGGGAGAAAGAAAATAGATCCAAAATAAGGATGGCAAAG GCTCCCCGCAAGCAGCATCAAATGTCTCTACACAGTTTTAGCAGTTCAAGTATTTATAAGGGGACAGTTTCTTTCGGTGGGGAACCTGCGAAGAAAGTTTCTTCGGGTTCTGTCCTTGGAGTTGAAGGAAGGGTCCTTGATCACACCGAACCATCATCTTCATTCATGGGTGATACAGCTTCAATTACACCCATAGGGCGGCCACCTTCAGCCAACACAGGACCTCGTACAAACTACCATGCAAAGAA GCCTATCCGAAGCCAGGCAACCTCCGACTTGATAACTTCTAGTACCGCAACAAAGCTTGTGGCATGCTTGTCAGAAAGCAATAATAAAACATTGTCCATTGGCACAAACATGGGCAACTGGGATAGTTCACAAATGAACCAGCAG GTTATGCCATTAACTCAAATTCAACTTGAGGAAGCAATGAAACCAGCAAAGTTTGAACAAGGAGGTTCTGGCTTTCCTTTGGAGTCCAATAATGCTCTATCTCCTACAGTAACCACGGACATGGCATACACATCTGCTAGCCCTATCAATTCTCTTTTGGCTGGGGAGAAGATTCAGTTTG GGGCAGTTACCTCGCCAACCGTACTGGCTCCCATCACCCGAACAATTTCAAAAGGGCTTGGTGCTCCAGGTTCATCTTGGCCTGAAATGAAGATTGACCGAAATTTGCGTGGTGATAACAGTAGTGCTGCTGTTTTGTTCGATAAGGAGAAGGCTACTACTAAAGATCAATGTTCAAACtcagaggaggttgaagctcaagcTGAGGCTGAAGCAGCTGCTTCTGCTGTGGCTGTTGCAGCTATTTGTACTGATGAGGCAGTTGGAACTGCAGCTTCTGCTTCAGACAAAAATAGCTTTAGCAGTAAGGATCTCACTGGGTTAACAGCCGGAG GTCAACCTGGTCAATCATCTAGAGAGGAGCTACTGACGGTTGCCCTTCCAGCAGACCTGTCAGTTGACACTCCGTCAATGCCCCTGTGGCCTTCTTTACCAAGCCCACAGGTGCCAGGGCCAACGCTTTCTCAGTTCCCCATTGCACAGCCGTCCCACTTCTCTTGCTTCGAGATGAACACAATGTTAGGAGGACATCCTTTTGCATTTGGGCCAAGTGATGAATCTGCCGGCACTTTGGGTCAACAGCCTCAAAGAAGCAACGCTTTGCCTTCAGCACAGTTGGGTGCTTGGCCATCTATGGTGGATTCATTTTATCGCCCCCCTACTGGATTCGCTGGTCCTTTCATTAGCCCTGGAGGAATCCCAGGCATGCAAGGTCCTCCACATATGGTGGTCTACAACCACTTTGCCCCACTTGGGCAATTTGGTCAAATGGGGCTTGGTTTTATGGGAGCCACTTACATTCCTGGTGACAAGCAGCCTGATTGGAAGCAAAACCAAGGACCTTCTGTTGGCATCAGCCAGAGTGATCCAAGcaaccaaagtgtgctacctggtcAAGTAACCTCACCCAGTTTTCCTACTCAAGTGCCGCATCTACGTGCAACTTCTATCATGCCAATCCCATCCCCGCTGACAATGTTTGACATGGCTTCGTTCCAG TCATCTGCGAAAATACAGGTGCAACCTTGTTGGCCACGTGTGCCTATGCACTCTGTCCCGTTATCAGTGCAACTGCAACCGCATCCAATAGATGGTACAGTGGCATCACAGTATGTTGATAGTGTGGTAATTGACAAGTCAAGTACAAATGAGCGGTTCCAGGAGCCCTCAACATCAGATAGCAACAAGAGTTTCCCAAGTATAGCTGCCTCCCAGTCGTCGGATGTTAAACAGCCAGCCTCAAGCAGTTCAGATGCTCGAACTGCTGAGCCTTCATTTGTCCGGAAAGGTGTGATCGGCAATGAAGTCCCAAATAGCAACCCCAAGTCTGGTCAAGTTGCCAAGATGCCCTCCAAGCCACACCAGTCTTCATTACCATCGGATCAACAGTTCAAGCATTCAGTTAATAATAATCAGGATCGTCTGGCCAGGGTTACCCAAAGGGCTGGAACTGTGAATGAATGGCAACGTCGGTCAGGATATCCCGGGAGGAGCTCTGGTTCCAACAAGAAATATGGCACTGGTAGGGTGAAGCAGATCTATGTTGCCAAATCGTCATCAAAAAGTAGCCAGGCCCCATCAAGCTAA